In the Drosophila biarmipes strain raj3 chromosome X, RU_DBia_V1.1, whole genome shotgun sequence genome, one interval contains:
- the LOC108021894 gene encoding pneumococcal serine-rich repeat protein isoform X1 has product MNNEQTPSSSDTPADRLGPGGEAIKLPTIIPDTPIVSIAAGTMSESTTTTTVTQTTPTSFSKEQLINMMTEFGAMLDLIKGTDTHGAAAEAVAEAAGAAAGTAAGAAAVRAAKAGAGAAAAGVTAAGAAAAAAAADAVAVASNHVAISQAASSSRASEPKKSSSPSNPSNSHSSTNHAAAPEAARGSAAAAPVDSSFFFAMLNDSPGAELSARPNRRVLQYGATAKGKTQDDQNVGKRQKKKKTKYDTWEDSDFNDLDDASLKKLLEEAYWYRNPGDRKNKSERFLQMLKKAEYDEEISYRAIKSCLTLNPSALASSAAAGSSGGGGSSSSAGHNSGYNSTNHRSTDPAQRHKQGGSLQDLVEAAHRSELATTSAAAAAATAATTAATQRFNCDYQLSGRSNRRQQQQQQQQHNQNATSCAPASASKKIKNSSVSGRQREGGSLPSSVNFEPSAAMDAKQHKQQAHLSSEAAGGSGAASVAGNKPHHRSSTGSCSSLPSHLGERDPEAGIQFDMDEDEATGAGAGTGTGVGISGVPPDFLLEQMEPQNPSMTFLLDAISGQPKQAKQPAEARDGGAAKEFLIDDPLHFSVLEVSARSQLQQQAHYLAALTGQFGLGLEEQKRKVEAGYVSLNDNYTACSSVYGGGAGSPAAIESSKPSTSSSTSSGVSNCGASSDTLSGDLRPAKIGRMVNAAASAAAASMGGKATTRQLDENGNALSDGFGGNGAGGVSTTSSNGNGNQFTALITTTVGASAPTSSSSHRQSSVSTLLSTGTNTTTTAMAAAAVAASYSQLQQAPGGGAVAAGSGIGIGIQQPTTTKQKAKKKSQQERNTTTVDVESVAGYRGNDPVEQLVKYIENDVNGGGNNAAGQRKKERKKQNKLKKSNSLEELRSCSKMEVDDLKRQSATTEMMRQKKGSNNSASGGSSSSGAGGKHNSASVADISKNCSKEPQQQSVQVRGSGSGNPGAQQRKGERRSWGTEELQYLGDHQEIAAAWSEPETLGQKQLPLALPALARMSELDALNTVLSETAEFHVVTKKKKPKKQRAVTMDDAAVAAAASTGGNLQRMQQITKSASSNMMSQRMHYYTPYTGNNNGGGAGGTGGYKQQQQQQYQEHYQAPQGQHHHHHHHHHHHHHHHGGSAVSSQVDSSRRKSTSSMPPSEKSDSSDLDSVHSLPIQTGKKKSLGGGNNKQRAAQAASQRQGKQSNNSPAPISYADIARNKKEALNNATASDTELELGDKFQARSGGKSKSRPDFPELPGAATPAAGAAGAANQPALVSSQTTAPSSSSSISYSQSLNATPPSSSSDAETANSPELQAQVLVSASSLATPTLAAYTSSSVSSSNASTSSTSSSPPALQKSKSVEHDATYSCNSSNLDQQYPALEKTVKRHSTNNVSVAVAAATSASLYNFAAAAKQQLEEKASLVTSPPAAAAAAAASATTTSTAVAGPAPAAATVPGPSSSSAQALTPCPAAASSSVKAKAKPKEPSPTSSSSSSNSSNTSKKPAKPSQEEATVSLSSTAKATTSTSTTTTQKTTAATQTEGAKKLISGSHKLASSSCIAKGAGAVLEATGGRRAVIILNDDREAGRSNNEFIFGDFNEDELKLFDDNLEDEAEDEPKQASNKQQQTEADSDAGQDDTEDGDQELDKEADSREKQSQKQQERRPDDSASSDQQLNDSGAASDAVNSSASLDMLSISAEAAQSSPNAGASATSSSAASLINSSTPSASSSSSASTSTSSSSVSISSSSGGNGAACLASISGMLGGVANQSGDSGIYGAANTSIKEHVNNFLSKASSSEETLPSANSISMQQLETCNDIEAAIIAAARAAAAARSTSCSRSNSQEQEQSQAKTKSNTNPNTNPNPEAKVALPVFMAYNDDDEEDDESLQELSFMADLKADAATTSAEAEEVTILSAPPSRPAMMTNTELIVDYIANTWNAIANSKYVTYYNEQEQET; this is encoded by the exons ATGAACAATGAACAAACGCCGTCATCATCGGACACACCGGCGGATCGTCTGGGCCCTGGCGGGGAGGCCATCAAGCTGCCCACGATCATACCGGACACGCCCATCGTCTCGATCGCCGCTGGGACGATGAGCGAGAGCACCACCACGACCACCGTAACCCAGACGACGCCGACGTCGTTCTCCAAGGAGCAGCTCATCAACATGATGACGGAGTTCGGTGCCATGCTCGACCTGATCAAGGGCACCGACACCcatggagcagcagcagaggcagTGGCCGAGGCGGCAGGAGCAGCGGCCGGAACAGCAGCCGGAGCCGCCGCAGTGCGAGCAGCCAAGGCAGGAGCCGGTGCAGCAGCGGCAGGCGTGACAGCAGCGGGAGCAGCCGCGGCCGCCGCTGCAGCTGATGCAGTGGCAGTGGCCAGCAACCATGTAGCCATCAGCCAAGCAGCGAGCAGCAGCCGCGCCAGCGAGCCCAAGAAGTCGTCGTCCCCCAGTAATCCTAGTAATAGCCACAGCTCGACTAACCACGCCGCGGCGCCAGAAGCTGCCAGGGGCTCAGCAGCGGCGGCACCAGTGGACTCATCCTTCTTCTTCGCCATGCTGAATGACTCGCCCGGCGCAGAGCTgtcggcgcgaccgaaccgcAGAGTCCTCCAGTACGGGGCCACGGCCAAGGGCAAGACCCAGGACGATCAGAATGTGGGCAAGCGGCAGAAGAAGAAAAAG ACAAAATACGATACGTGGGAAGACAGCGATTTTAATGATCTCGACGACGCATCATTGAAAAAACTTCTCGAGGAGGCCTATTGGTACCGAAATCCTGGCGACAGGAAGAACAAGAGCGAGCGATTTCTG CAAATGCTCAAAAAGGCTGAGTACGACGAGGAGATCTCTTATCGTGCCATCAAATCCTGCCTCACACTCAACCCATCCGCACTAGCGTCCAGTGCAGCGGCAGGCTcgagcggcggcggcgggagcagcagcagtgcaGGGCACAACAGCGGCTACAACTCCACCAATCACCGGTCCACGGATCCCGCCCAGCGGCACAAGCAGGGCGGCTCCCTGCAGGATCTCGTCGAGGCGGCGCACCGCAGCGAGCTGGCCACCacctcggcggcggcggctgcagcGACGGCTGCCACTACGGCAGCAACGCAACGTTTCAACTGTGATTACCAGCTGAGTGGCCGCTCCAATCgacgccagcagcagcagcagcagcagcagcacaaccAAAACGCCACCTCCTGCGCCCCTGCATCCGCATCCAAGAAGATCAAGAACTCATCCGTCTCGGGCCGGCAGCGCGAAGGAGGCAGCCTGCCCAGCAGCGTTAACTTTGAGCCCTCAGCTGCCATGGATGCCAAGCAGCACAAGCAGCAGGCTCACCTCTCCTCGGAGGCGGCCGGAGGATCCGGTGCCGCATCTGTGGCTGGCAACAAGCCCCACCACCGCAGCAGCAccggcagctgcagcagcctGCCCAGCCACCTGGGCGAACGCGATCCGGAGGCGGGCATACAGTTCGACATGGATGAGGACGAGGCGACGGGTGCCGGAGCCGGGACCGGGACCGGGGTTGGCATAAGCGGCGTCCCGCCCGACTTCCTGTTGGAG CAAATGGAGCCACAGAACCCCTCGATGACGTTCCTGCTCGACGCCATCAGTGGCCAGCCGAAGCAGGCGAAGCAGCCCGCGGAGGCCAGGGACGGCGGTGCCGCCAAAGAGTTCCTAATCGACGACCCGCTACACTTCTCCGTCCTGGAGGTGTCCGCCAGGagccagctgcagcagcaggccCACTATCTGGCCGCCCTCACCGGACAGTTTGGGCTCGGCCTGGAGGAGCAGAAGCGCAAGGTGGAGGCCGGCTATGTGTCGCTCAACGACAACTACACGGCCTGCTCCTCGGTGTACGGCGGCGGCGCTGGCTCGCCAGCTGCCATCGAGAGCAGCAAGCCCTCGACCTCCTCCTCGACCTCATCCGGCGTCAGTAACTGCGGCGCCTCCTCCGACACGCTCTCCGGCGATCTGCGTCCCGCCAAGATTGGGCGCATGGTCAACGCCGCAGCGTCGGCGGCAGCTGCGTCCATGGGTGGCAAGGCCACGACG CGCCAGCTGGACGAGAATGGGAACGCCTTGAGCGATGGCTTTGGTGGCAACGGAGCCGGCGGCgtcagcaccaccagcagcaatGGCAACGGCAACCAGTTCACGGCCCTCATAACCACCACGGTGGGAGCCAGTGCGCCCACCTCGTCGAGCTCCCACCGTCAGAGTAGCGTCTCCACGCTGCTCTCCACGGGCACGAACACCACGACCACGGCCAtggcagcggcggcggtggccgCATCCTACAGCCAGCTGCAGCAGGCGCCCGGAGGCGGTGCAGTGGCCGCTGGCTCGGGGATTGGCATTGGCATACAGCAGCCCACCACCACCAAGCAGAAGGCAAAGAAGAAGTCGCAGCAGGAGAGGAACACCACCACCGTGGATGTGGAGTCGGTGGCCGGCTACCGGGGCAACGATCCCGTCGAGCAGCTGGTCAAGTACATCGAGAACGATGTCAACGGCGGCGGCAACAATGCGGCGGGTCAGCGCAAGAAGGAGCGCAAGAAGCAGAACAAGCTCAAGAAGAGCAACTCGCTGGAGGAGCTGCGCAGCTGCTCCAAAATGGAGGTGGACGACTTGAAGCGCCAGTCGGCGACCACGGAGATGATGCGCCAGAAGAAGGGCTCGAACAATTCGGCCTCGGGTGGCTCGTCGTCCTCGGGCGCCGGGGGCAAGCACAACTCGGCCTCGGTGGCGGACATCAGCAAGAACTGCAGCAAGGAGCCGCAACAGCAGTCGGTGCAGGTGcgaggcagcggcagcggcaaccCGGGAGCGCAGCAGCGCAAGGGCGAGCGGCGATCGTGGGGCACCGAGGAGCTGCAGTACCTGGGCGATCACCAGGAGATAGCAGCCGCCTGGTCGGAGCCAGAGACTCTGGGCCAGAAGCAGCTGCCGCTGGCGCTGCCCGCCCTGGCGCGCATGTCCGAGCTGGATGCCCTGAATACCGTGCTGTCGGAGACCGCCGAATTCCATGTGGTGACCAAGAAGAAGAAACCAAAGAAGCAGCGCGCCGTCACCATGGACGATGCAGCGGTGGCGGCTGCCGCCAGTACGGGCGGCAACCTGCAACGCATGCAGCAGATCACCAAGTCGGCCTCCTCCAACATGATGTCCCAGCGGATGCACTACTACACGCCGTACaccggcaacaacaacggcggcGGAGCAGGAGGCACTGGTGGCtacaagcagcagcagcagcagcagtaccaGGAGCACTACCAGGCGCCGCAAGGGCagcaccatcatcatcaccaccatcaccaccaccatcatcaCCATCATGGCGGCTCGGCGGTGTCCAGCCAGGTGGACAGCTCGCGTCGCAAGTCCACGTCGTCCATGCCGCCGTCGGAGAAGTCGGACTCCAGTGATCTCGACTCGGTGCACTCGCTGCCCATCCAGACGGGCAAGAAGAAGAGCCTcggcggcggcaacaacaagcagCGGGCGGCGCAGGCCGCCAGTCAGCGCCAGGGCAAGCAGAGCAACAACTCGCCGGCTCCCATTTCGTATGCGGACATTGCCCGCAACAAGAAGGAGGCGCTGAACAACGCCACGGCCAGCGACacggagctggagctgggcgACAAGTTTCAGGCCAGGAGCGGCGGCAAGTCCAAGTCGCGGCCCGATTTCCCCGAGCTGCCGGGCGCTGCTACGCCGGCGGCTGGAGCTGCTGGTGCCGCCAACCAGCCGGCCCTTGTTAGCAGCCAAACTACGGCGCCGTCCTCGTCCAGTTCGATCAGCTACTCGCAGAGCCTCAATGCCAcgccgcccagcagcagcagcgatgCGGAGACGGCCAACTCGCCGGAGCTGCAGGCGCAGGTGCTGGTGTCCGCCTCCAgcctggccacgcccacgctgGCCGCGTACACGAGCAGCAGTGTCAGCAGCTCGAACGCCAGCACCTCGTCGACCTCCTCCTCGCCGCCGGCCCTGCAGAAGTCCAAGAGTGTGGAGCACGATGCCACCTACagttgcaacagcagcaacctgGACCAGCAGTACCCGGCGCTGGAGAAGACCGTCAAGCGGCACAGCACCAACAATGTGTCCGTGGCCGTCGCGGCAGCCACCTCGGCTTCGTTGTACAACTTCGCAGCTGCAGCCaagcagcagctggaggagaaAGCCTCTCTGGTCACATCGccgccggcagcagcagcagcagcagcggcatcaGCAACAACTACCTCAACCGCAGTCGCAGGCCCAGCTCCTGCTGCAGCTACAGTTCCTGGTCCATCGTCATCCTCAGCTCAAGCTTTGACTCCGTGTCCTGCCGCAGCTTCATCCTCAGTCAAGGCCAAGGCCAAGCCAAAGGAGCCATCGcctaccagcagcagcagcagcagcaacagcagtaaCACGAGCAAGAAGCCCGCGAAGCCTAGTCAAGAGGAGGCGACAGTCAGCCTGTCCAGCACCGCCAAGGCgaccaccagcaccagcaccactACCACGCAGAAGACCACGGCTGCCACGCAGACGGAGGGAGCCAAGAAGCTGATCAGCGGCAGCCATAAGCTGGCCAGCAGTAGCTGCATTGCCAAGGGAGCCGGCGCCGTCTTGGAGGCCACCGGCGGCAGACGTGCTGTGATTATACTGAACGATGATCGCGAGGCGGGCAGGAGCAACAACGAGTTCATCTTCGGGGACTTCAACGAGGATGAGCTGAAGCTCTTCGACGACAACCTGGAGGATGAGGCGGAGGACGAGCCCAAGCAGGCCTCgaacaagcagcagcagacagAGGCGGACTCTGACGCGGGCCAGGATGACACGGAGGACGGGGACCAAGAACTGGACAAGGAGGCGGACAGCCGGGAGAAGCAGTCGCAGAAGCAGCAGGAGCGCCGGCCGGATGACAGTGCGAGCAGTGATCAGCAGCTGAATGACTCTGGCGCCGCCTCGGATGCGGTCAACAGCTCGGCCAGCCTGGACATGCTCTCGATTTCCGCGGAGGCGGCTCAATCGTCGCCGAATGCGGGAGCATCGGCCACCTCGTCGAGCGCCGCCAGTCTCATTAACTCCTCCACGCCCTCGgcctcgtcgtcctcctcggcGAGCACCTCCACCTCATCGTCCTCTGTCTCGATTTCGTCCTCGTCCGGCGGCAATGGCGCCGCCTGCTTGGCCTCCATTTCGGGCATGCTGGGCGGAGTGGCCAATCAGTCGGGGGACAGTGGCATCTACGGTGCCGCCAATACGTCCATTAAGGAGCACGTCAACAATTTCCTGAGCaaggccagcagcagcgaggaGACGCTGCCCAGCGCCAACTCCATTTCGATGCAGCAGCTGGAGACGTGCAACGACATCGAGGCGGCCATCATAGCCGCCGCCcgtgccgccgccgctgcccgGAGCACCAGCTGCAGTCGCAGCAACtcgcaggagcaggagcagtcGCAGGCCAAGACCAAGTCTAATACCAATCCGAATACCAATCCCAATCCGGAGGCGAAAGTGGCCCTGCCCGTGTTCATGGCCTAtaacgacgacgacgaggaggacgacgagaGCCTGCAGGAACTGAGCTTCATGGCCGACCTCAAGGCGGATGCAGCCACGACGTccgcggaggcggaggaggtgaCCATCCTGTCGGCACCGCCTTCGCGACCGGCGATGATGACCAACACGGAACTCATCGTCGACTACATCGCCAACA CCTGGAATGCCATTGCCAACAGCAAGTATGTCACATACTACAacgagcaggagcaggagacCTAG
- the LOC108021894 gene encoding pneumococcal serine-rich repeat protein isoform X2 — translation MLKKAEYDEEISYRAIKSCLTLNPSALASSAAAGSSGGGGSSSSAGHNSGYNSTNHRSTDPAQRHKQGGSLQDLVEAAHRSELATTSAAAAAATAATTAATQRFNCDYQLSGRSNRRQQQQQQQQHNQNATSCAPASASKKIKNSSVSGRQREGGSLPSSVNFEPSAAMDAKQHKQQAHLSSEAAGGSGAASVAGNKPHHRSSTGSCSSLPSHLGERDPEAGIQFDMDEDEATGAGAGTGTGVGISGVPPDFLLEQMEPQNPSMTFLLDAISGQPKQAKQPAEARDGGAAKEFLIDDPLHFSVLEVSARSQLQQQAHYLAALTGQFGLGLEEQKRKVEAGYVSLNDNYTACSSVYGGGAGSPAAIESSKPSTSSSTSSGVSNCGASSDTLSGDLRPAKIGRMVNAAASAAAASMGGKATTRQLDENGNALSDGFGGNGAGGVSTTSSNGNGNQFTALITTTVGASAPTSSSSHRQSSVSTLLSTGTNTTTTAMAAAAVAASYSQLQQAPGGGAVAAGSGIGIGIQQPTTTKQKAKKKSQQERNTTTVDVESVAGYRGNDPVEQLVKYIENDVNGGGNNAAGQRKKERKKQNKLKKSNSLEELRSCSKMEVDDLKRQSATTEMMRQKKGSNNSASGGSSSSGAGGKHNSASVADISKNCSKEPQQQSVQVRGSGSGNPGAQQRKGERRSWGTEELQYLGDHQEIAAAWSEPETLGQKQLPLALPALARMSELDALNTVLSETAEFHVVTKKKKPKKQRAVTMDDAAVAAAASTGGNLQRMQQITKSASSNMMSQRMHYYTPYTGNNNGGGAGGTGGYKQQQQQQYQEHYQAPQGQHHHHHHHHHHHHHHHGGSAVSSQVDSSRRKSTSSMPPSEKSDSSDLDSVHSLPIQTGKKKSLGGGNNKQRAAQAASQRQGKQSNNSPAPISYADIARNKKEALNNATASDTELELGDKFQARSGGKSKSRPDFPELPGAATPAAGAAGAANQPALVSSQTTAPSSSSSISYSQSLNATPPSSSSDAETANSPELQAQVLVSASSLATPTLAAYTSSSVSSSNASTSSTSSSPPALQKSKSVEHDATYSCNSSNLDQQYPALEKTVKRHSTNNVSVAVAAATSASLYNFAAAAKQQLEEKASLVTSPPAAAAAAAASATTTSTAVAGPAPAAATVPGPSSSSAQALTPCPAAASSSVKAKAKPKEPSPTSSSSSSNSSNTSKKPAKPSQEEATVSLSSTAKATTSTSTTTTQKTTAATQTEGAKKLISGSHKLASSSCIAKGAGAVLEATGGRRAVIILNDDREAGRSNNEFIFGDFNEDELKLFDDNLEDEAEDEPKQASNKQQQTEADSDAGQDDTEDGDQELDKEADSREKQSQKQQERRPDDSASSDQQLNDSGAASDAVNSSASLDMLSISAEAAQSSPNAGASATSSSAASLINSSTPSASSSSSASTSTSSSSVSISSSSGGNGAACLASISGMLGGVANQSGDSGIYGAANTSIKEHVNNFLSKASSSEETLPSANSISMQQLETCNDIEAAIIAAARAAAAARSTSCSRSNSQEQEQSQAKTKSNTNPNTNPNPEAKVALPVFMAYNDDDEEDDESLQELSFMADLKADAATTSAEAEEVTILSAPPSRPAMMTNTELIVDYIANTWNAIANSKYVTYYNEQEQET, via the exons ATGCTCAAAAAGGCTGAGTACGACGAGGAGATCTCTTATCGTGCCATCAAATCCTGCCTCACACTCAACCCATCCGCACTAGCGTCCAGTGCAGCGGCAGGCTcgagcggcggcggcgggagcagcagcagtgcaGGGCACAACAGCGGCTACAACTCCACCAATCACCGGTCCACGGATCCCGCCCAGCGGCACAAGCAGGGCGGCTCCCTGCAGGATCTCGTCGAGGCGGCGCACCGCAGCGAGCTGGCCACCacctcggcggcggcggctgcagcGACGGCTGCCACTACGGCAGCAACGCAACGTTTCAACTGTGATTACCAGCTGAGTGGCCGCTCCAATCgacgccagcagcagcagcagcagcagcagcacaaccAAAACGCCACCTCCTGCGCCCCTGCATCCGCATCCAAGAAGATCAAGAACTCATCCGTCTCGGGCCGGCAGCGCGAAGGAGGCAGCCTGCCCAGCAGCGTTAACTTTGAGCCCTCAGCTGCCATGGATGCCAAGCAGCACAAGCAGCAGGCTCACCTCTCCTCGGAGGCGGCCGGAGGATCCGGTGCCGCATCTGTGGCTGGCAACAAGCCCCACCACCGCAGCAGCAccggcagctgcagcagcctGCCCAGCCACCTGGGCGAACGCGATCCGGAGGCGGGCATACAGTTCGACATGGATGAGGACGAGGCGACGGGTGCCGGAGCCGGGACCGGGACCGGGGTTGGCATAAGCGGCGTCCCGCCCGACTTCCTGTTGGAG CAAATGGAGCCACAGAACCCCTCGATGACGTTCCTGCTCGACGCCATCAGTGGCCAGCCGAAGCAGGCGAAGCAGCCCGCGGAGGCCAGGGACGGCGGTGCCGCCAAAGAGTTCCTAATCGACGACCCGCTACACTTCTCCGTCCTGGAGGTGTCCGCCAGGagccagctgcagcagcaggccCACTATCTGGCCGCCCTCACCGGACAGTTTGGGCTCGGCCTGGAGGAGCAGAAGCGCAAGGTGGAGGCCGGCTATGTGTCGCTCAACGACAACTACACGGCCTGCTCCTCGGTGTACGGCGGCGGCGCTGGCTCGCCAGCTGCCATCGAGAGCAGCAAGCCCTCGACCTCCTCCTCGACCTCATCCGGCGTCAGTAACTGCGGCGCCTCCTCCGACACGCTCTCCGGCGATCTGCGTCCCGCCAAGATTGGGCGCATGGTCAACGCCGCAGCGTCGGCGGCAGCTGCGTCCATGGGTGGCAAGGCCACGACG CGCCAGCTGGACGAGAATGGGAACGCCTTGAGCGATGGCTTTGGTGGCAACGGAGCCGGCGGCgtcagcaccaccagcagcaatGGCAACGGCAACCAGTTCACGGCCCTCATAACCACCACGGTGGGAGCCAGTGCGCCCACCTCGTCGAGCTCCCACCGTCAGAGTAGCGTCTCCACGCTGCTCTCCACGGGCACGAACACCACGACCACGGCCAtggcagcggcggcggtggccgCATCCTACAGCCAGCTGCAGCAGGCGCCCGGAGGCGGTGCAGTGGCCGCTGGCTCGGGGATTGGCATTGGCATACAGCAGCCCACCACCACCAAGCAGAAGGCAAAGAAGAAGTCGCAGCAGGAGAGGAACACCACCACCGTGGATGTGGAGTCGGTGGCCGGCTACCGGGGCAACGATCCCGTCGAGCAGCTGGTCAAGTACATCGAGAACGATGTCAACGGCGGCGGCAACAATGCGGCGGGTCAGCGCAAGAAGGAGCGCAAGAAGCAGAACAAGCTCAAGAAGAGCAACTCGCTGGAGGAGCTGCGCAGCTGCTCCAAAATGGAGGTGGACGACTTGAAGCGCCAGTCGGCGACCACGGAGATGATGCGCCAGAAGAAGGGCTCGAACAATTCGGCCTCGGGTGGCTCGTCGTCCTCGGGCGCCGGGGGCAAGCACAACTCGGCCTCGGTGGCGGACATCAGCAAGAACTGCAGCAAGGAGCCGCAACAGCAGTCGGTGCAGGTGcgaggcagcggcagcggcaaccCGGGAGCGCAGCAGCGCAAGGGCGAGCGGCGATCGTGGGGCACCGAGGAGCTGCAGTACCTGGGCGATCACCAGGAGATAGCAGCCGCCTGGTCGGAGCCAGAGACTCTGGGCCAGAAGCAGCTGCCGCTGGCGCTGCCCGCCCTGGCGCGCATGTCCGAGCTGGATGCCCTGAATACCGTGCTGTCGGAGACCGCCGAATTCCATGTGGTGACCAAGAAGAAGAAACCAAAGAAGCAGCGCGCCGTCACCATGGACGATGCAGCGGTGGCGGCTGCCGCCAGTACGGGCGGCAACCTGCAACGCATGCAGCAGATCACCAAGTCGGCCTCCTCCAACATGATGTCCCAGCGGATGCACTACTACACGCCGTACaccggcaacaacaacggcggcGGAGCAGGAGGCACTGGTGGCtacaagcagcagcagcagcagcagtaccaGGAGCACTACCAGGCGCCGCAAGGGCagcaccatcatcatcaccaccatcaccaccaccatcatcaCCATCATGGCGGCTCGGCGGTGTCCAGCCAGGTGGACAGCTCGCGTCGCAAGTCCACGTCGTCCATGCCGCCGTCGGAGAAGTCGGACTCCAGTGATCTCGACTCGGTGCACTCGCTGCCCATCCAGACGGGCAAGAAGAAGAGCCTcggcggcggcaacaacaagcagCGGGCGGCGCAGGCCGCCAGTCAGCGCCAGGGCAAGCAGAGCAACAACTCGCCGGCTCCCATTTCGTATGCGGACATTGCCCGCAACAAGAAGGAGGCGCTGAACAACGCCACGGCCAGCGACacggagctggagctgggcgACAAGTTTCAGGCCAGGAGCGGCGGCAAGTCCAAGTCGCGGCCCGATTTCCCCGAGCTGCCGGGCGCTGCTACGCCGGCGGCTGGAGCTGCTGGTGCCGCCAACCAGCCGGCCCTTGTTAGCAGCCAAACTACGGCGCCGTCCTCGTCCAGTTCGATCAGCTACTCGCAGAGCCTCAATGCCAcgccgcccagcagcagcagcgatgCGGAGACGGCCAACTCGCCGGAGCTGCAGGCGCAGGTGCTGGTGTCCGCCTCCAgcctggccacgcccacgctgGCCGCGTACACGAGCAGCAGTGTCAGCAGCTCGAACGCCAGCACCTCGTCGACCTCCTCCTCGCCGCCGGCCCTGCAGAAGTCCAAGAGTGTGGAGCACGATGCCACCTACagttgcaacagcagcaacctgGACCAGCAGTACCCGGCGCTGGAGAAGACCGTCAAGCGGCACAGCACCAACAATGTGTCCGTGGCCGTCGCGGCAGCCACCTCGGCTTCGTTGTACAACTTCGCAGCTGCAGCCaagcagcagctggaggagaaAGCCTCTCTGGTCACATCGccgccggcagcagcagcagcagcagcggcatcaGCAACAACTACCTCAACCGCAGTCGCAGGCCCAGCTCCTGCTGCAGCTACAGTTCCTGGTCCATCGTCATCCTCAGCTCAAGCTTTGACTCCGTGTCCTGCCGCAGCTTCATCCTCAGTCAAGGCCAAGGCCAAGCCAAAGGAGCCATCGcctaccagcagcagcagcagcagcaacagcagtaaCACGAGCAAGAAGCCCGCGAAGCCTAGTCAAGAGGAGGCGACAGTCAGCCTGTCCAGCACCGCCAAGGCgaccaccagcaccagcaccactACCACGCAGAAGACCACGGCTGCCACGCAGACGGAGGGAGCCAAGAAGCTGATCAGCGGCAGCCATAAGCTGGCCAGCAGTAGCTGCATTGCCAAGGGAGCCGGCGCCGTCTTGGAGGCCACCGGCGGCAGACGTGCTGTGATTATACTGAACGATGATCGCGAGGCGGGCAGGAGCAACAACGAGTTCATCTTCGGGGACTTCAACGAGGATGAGCTGAAGCTCTTCGACGACAACCTGGAGGATGAGGCGGAGGACGAGCCCAAGCAGGCCTCgaacaagcagcagcagacagAGGCGGACTCTGACGCGGGCCAGGATGACACGGAGGACGGGGACCAAGAACTGGACAAGGAGGCGGACAGCCGGGAGAAGCAGTCGCAGAAGCAGCAGGAGCGCCGGCCGGATGACAGTGCGAGCAGTGATCAGCAGCTGAATGACTCTGGCGCCGCCTCGGATGCGGTCAACAGCTCGGCCAGCCTGGACATGCTCTCGATTTCCGCGGAGGCGGCTCAATCGTCGCCGAATGCGGGAGCATCGGCCACCTCGTCGAGCGCCGCCAGTCTCATTAACTCCTCCACGCCCTCGgcctcgtcgtcctcctcggcGAGCACCTCCACCTCATCGTCCTCTGTCTCGATTTCGTCCTCGTCCGGCGGCAATGGCGCCGCCTGCTTGGCCTCCATTTCGGGCATGCTGGGCGGAGTGGCCAATCAGTCGGGGGACAGTGGCATCTACGGTGCCGCCAATACGTCCATTAAGGAGCACGTCAACAATTTCCTGAGCaaggccagcagcagcgaggaGACGCTGCCCAGCGCCAACTCCATTTCGATGCAGCAGCTGGAGACGTGCAACGACATCGAGGCGGCCATCATAGCCGCCGCCcgtgccgccgccgctgcccgGAGCACCAGCTGCAGTCGCAGCAACtcgcaggagcaggagcagtcGCAGGCCAAGACCAAGTCTAATACCAATCCGAATACCAATCCCAATCCGGAGGCGAAAGTGGCCCTGCCCGTGTTCATGGCCTAtaacgacgacgacgaggaggacgacgagaGCCTGCAGGAACTGAGCTTCATGGCCGACCTCAAGGCGGATGCAGCCACGACGTccgcggaggcggaggaggtgaCCATCCTGTCGGCACCGCCTTCGCGACCGGCGATGATGACCAACACGGAACTCATCGTCGACTACATCGCCAACA CCTGGAATGCCATTGCCAACAGCAAGTATGTCACATACTACAacgagcaggagcaggagacCTAG